GCCTACTACGCCGCCTGGGACCCGGACGCCGGGGCTCTCGCGCTCGCCCAGTGCCTGGAGACGCTGCGCAACGTCGCCTCGGAGGCCATCCAACTGCACGGCGGTATCGGTTTCACCTGGGAGCACGAGGCGCATCACTTCTTCAAACGGGCCGCGTCCGACGAACTGCTGCTCGGCCCGGTGCACCGGCTGCGGGAGCGGGCGGCGCGTTCGGCGGGGCTGTTCACCGTGCGAGAGACGGCGGGTGTCCGATGATGCCGAGACTGGTGCAGAAAGTGTCGTCGAGCCGGGCCTTCGCCAGGACCGCCCCGCATGTCATCCCCGCCCTCGACCGCGCGGTGCACCGGCTCACTCGGGGAAAAGTGTTGCTCAGCGCACAGATGCTGCCGGGCGTGATCCTGACCGCCCGGGGTGCGAAGAGCGGGCTGCCGAGGCGGACCCCGCTCGCCTGTATGCCCGAAGCGTCCGGGGCGCCCCAACCGCCTGAGGCGGCGCCCGGCAGCTGGATTCTGATCGGCTCCAACTTCGGCCGGGACGCCCACCCGGCGTGGACGGCCAATCTGCTCGCCCACCCCGACGCCGAGATCAACTGGAAGGGTGAGGACATCCCGGTGCGCGCCGAGCTGCTTGCCGGGCGTGAAAGGGCCGAGGCTTGGCAGGCCGCGCTCGTGTTCTGGCCGCCGTACGCGGCATACCAGGCGAGGGTGGACCGTGAGATCCGGCTCTTCCGTCTGGTGCGCCGAGACGTGCGGTGCTGAGTGCCCGATACGGGTGGTGCTGGGTGCTGGGTGCTGGGTGCTGGGTGCTGGGTGCGGGGATCGGTGGGTGCGAGGTGCGGGCGCGCCTCAGTGACAGGACGTGGCGCGGCGCGCCGGATCGCGTCCCGTCGGCTACTTGGTGGGCTTGCGGCCGGTGATGCCCAGGTGCACCAACAGCGCCAGGTTGGGCTTGAGTTCGGCCTGCCTGACGCCCCAGGTCTGGAAGCCCTTCTGGTGCGAGGCGACCGAAGCGAGCATGGCGACCAGTGAACCGGCGACCGCCGCCGGGCTGACGTCCTTGTCCACCTTGCCCTTGGACTGGAGTTCCTTGACCGCGTCCGCGAGGGAGTTGGTGACCGACGTGAGGATCTTCATCCGGATCTTGTAGAAGCGCTTGTCTCCCTCGGCGGCGCCGAGGTCCACCACGCGCAGGATCGCGTCGTGCTTGCGCCAGAAGTCGAGGAATCCCTCCACCAGTTCCTCGGACGTCGCCCACGCGGTCTTGCCGACCCAGGAGCGGTCCGCCACGAGACCGGTCAACGCGGCGCCTTCACTCGCCATTTCGTCCGCGATCTCGAGGACGGCGCCCTCGACGTCGGGGAAGTACTGGTAGAAGGTGGCGGGCGATGTGCCCGCCTTGCGGGCCACGTCGATGACCTTGACGTCCCGGTACGGCGAGGAGCTGAGCATCTCGCTGAGGCAGTCGAGCAGCTTCTGCCGCGTCGCCTGGCCGCGTCGTCCGGCCACGCGGCCGTCGACGGTGCGTACTTGTCCTGTCATGCCGTCAGCTTACCGAGGGGTGATCGGCGCGCGATTCGGCCGACTGCAAATGGGGTGCGTCCCTCGAATGGAGCAATGTTGTTATCAACAGCCTGTGGATAACTTCAGTGGACAACACAACACAACCCGCGTTGAGTCCGCTCGCCCGTCCGCGGGCGGCGCACAACACAACGGACAGCCCATCCCTGCGTGCGGCGCGTAGTCCACTCCGCTTGACTGTTTGTGGTTGTTTGCGCGTTTATGAATGGAATCGCGCGAGTCGCACCCCGCGTCGAGGAAGGGGCCGGGCCATGGCCGGTTTCATGGAGGGCATGCCCTGCTGGGTGGACGCCCAGCTGCCCGACCTGGAGGCGGGCAAGCGCTTCTACGGCGAGCTGTTCGGGTGGACATACGGCCGATACGGGAGCGGCGGCGAGGCCGAGCGGTACGGCCACTACACCGAGGCCTACCTCGGCGGGCGGCGGGTCGCGGCCCTCGTGCCCAAGCGGGACGGCCGGATGCCCACGACCTGGGGTCTGTACTTCGCCACCGACGACGCCATCAGGACCGCGGGGGCCATCCAGCAGGCGGGCGGCCAGGTGATCATGGCGCCGATGCCGGTCGGGCCCTTCGGAGTCGCGGCTCTGGCGGCCGATCCGGGTGGTGCGGTGTTCGGGGTTTGGCAGCAGAGCGAGCGGCACTCGGGCTTCGAGATCCAGTCGGTGCCGGGGGCCTACTGCTGGGCCGAGGACTACACCCGGGAGAAGGAGGCGGTGGACCGCTTCTATGCCGAGGTCTTCGGCTTCCAGGGGACCCCGCTGCCGGACGACACGGTGGACTATCTGATGTGGTCACCCGCCGGTGCGGAACCGGGGGAGGACACCGCGATCGGTGCGCGCAGTGTGATCACGGCGGCCTTCCCCGCCGAAATGCCGGGCCACTTCCTCGTCTACTTCGCCGTGGCCGACTGTGATCGGACGGTGGAGGCGGCGATCGCACTCGGCGGGCGGATCACCGCGCCTCCCTTCGACATCCCGTACGGGCGGATGGCGGTGCTCAGTGACAACCAGGGGGCGTCCTTCGCGGTGCTCGCCCAGCCGAGGGCGGCGGGCGGCGGGGGGTGGGAGGGATCGCGAGAGGGGCCTCGGGGTGAGTCGCCGGGCGGATCCCGGGAGAAGTC
This DNA window, taken from Streptomyces sp. SCSIO 30461, encodes the following:
- a CDS encoding nitroreductase family deazaflavin-dependent oxidoreductase, whose amino-acid sequence is MMPRLVQKVSSSRAFARTAPHVIPALDRAVHRLTRGKVLLSAQMLPGVILTARGAKSGLPRRTPLACMPEASGAPQPPEAAPGSWILIGSNFGRDAHPAWTANLLAHPDAEINWKGEDIPVRAELLAGRERAEAWQAALVFWPPYAAYQARVDREIRLFRLVRRDVRC
- a CDS encoding TetR family transcriptional regulator, whose product is MTGQVRTVDGRVAGRRGQATRQKLLDCLSEMLSSSPYRDVKVIDVARKAGTSPATFYQYFPDVEGAVLEIADEMASEGAALTGLVADRSWVGKTAWATSEELVEGFLDFWRKHDAILRVVDLGAAEGDKRFYKIRMKILTSVTNSLADAVKELQSKGKVDKDVSPAAVAGSLVAMLASVASHQKGFQTWGVRQAELKPNLALLVHLGITGRKPTK
- a CDS encoding VOC family protein, with translation MAGFMEGMPCWVDAQLPDLEAGKRFYGELFGWTYGRYGSGGEAERYGHYTEAYLGGRRVAALVPKRDGRMPTTWGLYFATDDAIRTAGAIQQAGGQVIMAPMPVGPFGVAALAADPGGAVFGVWQQSERHSGFEIQSVPGAYCWAEDYTREKEAVDRFYAEVFGFQGTPLPDDTVDYLMWSPAGAEPGEDTAIGARSVITAAFPAEMPGHFLVYFAVADCDRTVEAAIALGGRITAPPFDIPYGRMAVLSDNQGASFAVLAQPRAAGGGGWEGSREGPRGESPGGSREKSPTESREAESREEAVDQGKPDPQKP